Proteins from one Flavobacterium branchiarum genomic window:
- a CDS encoding KUP/HAK/KT family potassium transporter, which translates to MSASHKNLHSKLTLGGLLISLGIIYGDIGTSPLYVMKAILGKHIIDADIVLGGISCVFWTLTLQTTIKYVLITLSADNHGEGGIFALYALVKKTKIKWLIVPAIIGGSALLADGIITPPISVSSAIEGIRTYYPSINTVPIVIAILFVLFTIQQFGTKLVGKFFAPMMLIWFTMLGVLGVIQIVHHPEVFKAINPYYAYHLLSIHPDGFFVLGFVFLCTTGAEALYSDMGHCGRKNIRISWIFVKSALVLNYFGQAAFLIHHEGQTLQGLGGNGNPFYLIMPNWFQPIGIVIATLAAVIASQALISGSFTLINEAMRLNFWPKVKIKYPTEVKGQLYIPSINWLLFFGCVGIVLHFEESGKMEHAYGLAIVLCMIMTTILLNFYLIMKRVKLYFMVPLITIYLAIEISFLIANVTKFAEGGYVTLIIASVLILIMTIWYLAKRINKNYTKVIKIEDYKKVLMELSDDLSIPKYATHLVYMTNASRVDELEEKVIYSILQKRPKRADIYWFVHVNILTEPYKTQYKVTEIAKDDIYRIDFNLGFREPTKINLMFREVIRDMVKKGEVDITSRYESLNKNNIIGDFKFVLSEKFLSNDNDLRWHENIIMNSYFFIKKLSLSEERAFGLDSSSVKIEKFPMVLHAPENIGLTRVD; encoded by the coding sequence ATGAGCGCATCACACAAGAACTTACATAGTAAGTTAACTTTAGGAGGTTTGTTAATCTCTTTGGGAATTATATATGGTGACATAGGAACCTCCCCTTTATATGTAATGAAAGCCATACTTGGCAAACATATAATCGATGCTGATATTGTTTTAGGTGGTATTTCGTGTGTTTTTTGGACATTAACACTTCAAACAACTATAAAATACGTACTCATTACATTAAGCGCTGATAATCATGGCGAAGGCGGTATTTTTGCTTTATACGCTCTGGTCAAGAAAACAAAAATAAAATGGCTAATTGTCCCCGCCATTATAGGAGGTAGTGCTCTACTTGCGGATGGTATTATTACACCTCCAATTTCTGTTTCTTCGGCGATAGAAGGAATTAGGACCTACTACCCTAGTATAAATACTGTTCCTATTGTTATAGCAATCTTATTTGTTTTATTTACGATACAGCAATTCGGAACGAAGCTTGTGGGTAAATTTTTTGCTCCAATGATGCTAATCTGGTTTACCATGCTTGGTGTTCTGGGAGTAATTCAAATTGTACATCACCCTGAAGTTTTTAAAGCTATAAATCCTTATTATGCTTATCATTTACTTTCTATACATCCTGATGGTTTCTTTGTATTAGGTTTTGTATTCTTGTGTACAACAGGTGCTGAGGCTTTATACTCTGACATGGGGCACTGTGGAAGAAAAAACATTCGCATTAGCTGGATATTCGTCAAATCGGCATTGGTACTAAACTATTTTGGACAAGCTGCTTTTCTTATTCACCATGAAGGACAAACTTTACAAGGCTTAGGTGGAAATGGAAATCCATTTTATTTAATTATGCCCAATTGGTTTCAGCCTATCGGAATTGTGATTGCTACGCTTGCTGCGGTAATCGCTTCTCAAGCGCTTATTAGTGGTTCATTTACATTGATAAATGAAGCGATGCGATTGAACTTCTGGCCAAAAGTGAAAATAAAATACCCTACTGAAGTTAAGGGACAATTATACATTCCTTCTATCAACTGGTTATTATTCTTTGGTTGTGTTGGTATCGTACTGCACTTTGAAGAATCTGGTAAGATGGAACATGCCTATGGTTTAGCTATTGTTTTATGTATGATCATGACTACTATTTTACTTAATTTTTACTTGATTATGAAACGAGTAAAATTATACTTCATGGTTCCTTTAATTACAATATACTTGGCTATCGAGATAAGTTTCTTAATTGCTAATGTCACTAAGTTTGCAGAAGGTGGTTATGTAACATTAATTATTGCTTCTGTTCTTATTCTTATCATGACGATTTGGTACTTGGCTAAGAGAATCAATAAAAATTACACTAAGGTTATCAAAATTGAAGACTATAAAAAGGTATTGATGGAATTAAGCGATGATTTATCAATTCCTAAATATGCTACGCATTTGGTTTATATGACTAATGCTAGTCGTGTTGATGAACTGGAAGAAAAAGTTATTTATTCTATCTTGCAAAAGCGTCCAAAAAGAGCTGACATCTATTGGTTTGTACACGTAAATATTTTAACAGAACCATACAAAACACAATATAAGGTAACCGAAATCGCTAAAGACGATATCTACAGAATTGATTTTAATTTAGGATTTAGAGAGCCTACCAAAATTAACTTGATGTTTAGAGAGGTTATTCGCGATATGGTGAAAAAAGGAGAAGTAGATATTACGAGCCGTTACGAGTCATTGAATAAAAATAATATCATTGGAGATTTCAAATTTGTACTATCTGAGAAGTTCTTATCTAATGATAATGACTTAAGATGGCACGAAAATATTATCATGAACTCGTACTTCTTTATCAAGAAGTTAAGTCTTTCTGAAGAACGCGCTTTTGGTCTAGACAGCAGTTCTGTGAAAATTGAAAAATTCCCAATGGTGCTTCATGCTCCAGAAAACATAGGCTTAACTAGAGTAGATTAA
- a CDS encoding RsmB/NOP family class I SAM-dependent RNA methyltransferase yields MRLHRNLVYTTIDSLNAIFNEGEYADKVVARALKKDKRWGSSDRKFVAETIYEIVRWKRLYSEIAEVKEPFDRDNLWRIFSVWAVLRGYPIPDWRQLEGVPERKIKGRFDELSKIRAIKESIPDWMDELGVKELGEKLWATEIAAQNQPAKVILRVNTLKTTKEKLRAILMDLNIETEFLKEQPDALVLKERANVFLTDAFKQGFFEVQDANSQRVAAFLDVKPGMRVVDTCAGAGGKTLHIASLMENKGQLIAMDLYESKLKQLKLRAKRNGAFNIEYRIIDSTKVIKKLHEKADRVLIDAPCSGLGVLKRNPDAKWKLKPEFIDNIRKVQAEVLESYSKIVKPGGKLVYATCSILPSENQEQVEKFLKTEIGKEFTFVKDHKILASESGFDGFYMALLERKEAKEVKEVKKAKEVVA; encoded by the coding sequence ATGAGATTACATAGAAATTTAGTTTATACGACCATCGATTCTTTAAATGCTATATTCAATGAAGGTGAATATGCTGATAAAGTGGTTGCAAGAGCATTAAAAAAAGACAAGCGTTGGGGAAGTTCTGACAGGAAATTTGTCGCAGAAACGATATACGAAATAGTTCGTTGGAAAAGATTATATTCTGAAATTGCAGAAGTTAAGGAACCTTTTGACAGAGACAACCTTTGGAGAATATTTTCGGTATGGGCTGTACTAAGAGGATATCCTATTCCTGATTGGCGCCAACTGGAAGGTGTTCCGGAAAGAAAAATAAAAGGTCGTTTTGACGAGCTTTCTAAAATTAGAGCGATTAAAGAATCTATTCCTGATTGGATGGATGAATTAGGAGTTAAAGAATTAGGTGAGAAACTTTGGGCTACAGAAATTGCTGCTCAAAACCAACCTGCTAAAGTTATACTTAGAGTAAATACTCTAAAAACTACCAAAGAGAAATTAAGAGCGATCTTAATGGACTTAAATATTGAAACTGAATTTTTAAAAGAGCAACCAGATGCTTTAGTTCTTAAAGAAAGAGCGAATGTATTCTTAACGGATGCTTTTAAACAAGGTTTCTTTGAGGTTCAGGATGCTAATTCACAACGTGTAGCCGCTTTTCTAGATGTAAAACCTGGAATGCGTGTAGTTGATACTTGTGCTGGTGCTGGTGGAAAAACGTTGCATATTGCTTCTTTGATGGAAAACAAAGGGCAGTTAATTGCAATGGATTTATACGAAAGTAAACTGAAGCAATTAAAATTAAGAGCAAAACGTAATGGTGCTTTTAATATCGAATACCGTATTATTGACTCTACTAAGGTAATTAAGAAATTACATGAAAAAGCAGATAGAGTTTTAATCGATGCTCCTTGTAGTGGTTTGGGTGTTTTAAAAAGAAACCCTGATGCTAAATGGAAATTGAAGCCTGAGTTTATCGATAACATTCGTAAAGTTCAAGCTGAAGTTTTGGAAAGCTACTCTAAGATTGTAAAACCAGGTGGTAAATTAGTTTATGCTACGTGTTCTATTTTACCTTCTGAAAATCAAGAGCAAGTTGAAAAATTCTTAAAAACAGAAATCGGTAAAGAATTCACTTTTGTAAAAGACCACAAAATATTGGCTTCTGAATCTGGATTTGACGGTTTTTATATGGCTTTATTAGAGCGTAAAGAGGCTAAAGAAGTTAAAGAGGTTAAAAAAGCTAAAGAAGTAGTTGCATAA
- a CDS encoding YifB family Mg chelatase-like AAA ATPase encodes MLVKVYGSAVFGVEATTITVEVNMDTGIGYHLVGLPDSAIKESCFRIAAALKNNGYKMPGKKIIINMAPADLRKEGSAYDLTLAIGILVASDQIKTTEIDNYIIMGELSLDGSLQPITGALPIAIKAKEEGYKGFFLPKQNVKEAAIVAGLDVYGVENVQEVIDFLEGKGNLEATIIDTRAEFYKTLDFPEFDFSDVRGQESIKRCMEIAAAGGHNIILVGPPGAGKTMLAKRLPSILPPMTLKEALETTKIHSVAGKLKEVGLMNQRPFRSPHHTISNVALVGGGSYPQPGEISMAHNGVLFLDELPEFKRDVLEVMRQPLEDREVTISRAKFTVTYPSSFMLVASMNPSPSGFFNDPDAPQKSSPHEMHRYLSKISGPLLDRIDIHIEVTPVPFEKLADDNKAESSVHIRERVTAGREIQAKRFEALESINYNAQMNTKQIREYCALDEQSKLLLKTAMERLNLSARAYDRILKVARTIADLDAAPSIISSHIAEAIQYRSLDRDGWLG; translated from the coding sequence ATGTTAGTAAAAGTTTATGGAAGTGCAGTTTTTGGAGTCGAGGCGACGACAATCACTGTTGAGGTTAATATGGATACGGGAATTGGATATCATTTAGTAGGTTTGCCAGATAGTGCTATTAAAGAAAGTTGTTTTAGGATAGCAGCGGCGTTAAAAAACAATGGCTATAAAATGCCGGGTAAAAAAATCATTATAAATATGGCACCCGCTGATTTGCGCAAAGAAGGCTCCGCTTATGATTTAACTTTAGCAATTGGGATATTAGTAGCTTCAGATCAAATAAAAACTACAGAAATAGACAACTACATTATTATGGGAGAACTTTCGCTTGACGGAAGTTTACAGCCTATTACAGGAGCATTACCAATAGCTATAAAAGCGAAGGAAGAAGGATATAAAGGATTTTTTCTGCCAAAGCAAAATGTAAAAGAAGCAGCTATTGTTGCTGGCTTAGATGTTTATGGTGTAGAGAATGTACAAGAAGTAATTGATTTTCTAGAAGGAAAAGGAAACTTAGAAGCAACAATAATCGACACTCGAGCAGAGTTTTATAAAACGTTAGACTTTCCAGAGTTTGATTTCTCGGATGTAAGAGGGCAGGAGAGTATCAAGCGTTGCATGGAGATTGCAGCAGCAGGAGGGCATAATATAATTTTGGTTGGTCCACCGGGAGCTGGAAAAACTATGCTTGCTAAACGTTTGCCAAGTATTTTACCTCCTATGACATTAAAAGAAGCACTTGAAACCACCAAAATCCATAGCGTAGCCGGAAAGCTGAAAGAAGTAGGTTTGATGAATCAAAGGCCTTTTAGATCGCCTCATCACACAATCTCTAATGTAGCCTTAGTCGGAGGAGGAAGTTATCCGCAACCCGGAGAAATATCGATGGCGCATAACGGCGTTTTGTTTTTAGATGAATTACCAGAATTTAAAAGAGATGTATTAGAAGTAATGCGTCAGCCACTGGAAGATAGAGAAGTGACAATTTCGAGAGCAAAGTTCACAGTTACCTATCCATCATCATTTATGCTTGTGGCAAGTATGAATCCTAGTCCAAGCGGTTTCTTTAATGATCCCGATGCACCACAAAAATCATCACCACACGAAATGCATCGGTATTTAAGTAAAATATCAGGGCCATTATTAGATAGAATTGATATTCATATCGAAGTTACGCCAGTTCCTTTTGAAAAATTAGCAGATGATAATAAAGCAGAAAGTAGCGTGCATATTCGAGAACGAGTGACAGCGGGAAGAGAAATTCAGGCAAAGCGATTTGAAGCGCTAGAGAGTATAAACTACAATGCACAAATGAATACAAAGCAAATTCGGGAATATTGTGCGCTCGATGAACAGTCGAAGTTGTTATTAAAAACAGCAATGGAACGACTGAATCTTTCTGCAAGAGCCTATGATAGAATTTTGAAAGTAGCGAGAACTATCGCTGATCTTGATGCAGCTCCAAGTATTATTTCGTCGCACATAGCCGAAGCAATCCAGTATCGTAGTTTAGATCGTGATGGTTGGTTAGGGTAA
- a CDS encoding GNAT family N-acetyltransferase translates to MGKLLSFEQELINAERPFDPTLKLSDINYYDIDKMLTSTDVELLVAVLDGEVIGCGYARIENAKVYVKYAQYGYLGFMYVDPKYRGMRVVHKIIERLTEWTTSKGITELRLEVYEANESAIKAYEKAGFKKHFVQMRKEM, encoded by the coding sequence ATGGGCAAACTTCTATCTTTTGAGCAAGAATTAATTAATGCAGAAAGGCCATTTGATCCAACATTAAAATTGTCAGATATTAATTATTACGATATTGATAAAATGCTTACTTCAACTGATGTAGAATTGCTTGTTGCAGTATTAGATGGTGAAGTTATCGGTTGTGGTTATGCAAGAATTGAAAATGCTAAAGTTTATGTTAAGTATGCTCAATATGGGTATTTAGGATTTATGTATGTTGATCCCAAATATCGTGGAATGCGAGTAGTACATAAAATAATTGAAAGACTGACGGAATGGACTACTTCTAAAGGAATAACAGAACTTCGTTTAGAAGTGTACGAAGCAAATGAATCAGCAATAAAAGCATATGAAAAGGCAGGTTTCAAAAAGCATTTTGTACAAATGAGAAAGGAAATGTAG
- the tssD gene encoding type VI secretion system tube protein TssD gives MIGLGVLKLDNKEYRLLDIIYNSSQRVDVTGKPSGVRSGLVFDLKIESDSDTSLLEWALGDEAKDGIITFYKPDGISKFKEIQFKKSYCISHNEKFEANGTMPMHQILRIVEPRQENLKEQIVPPKRIVKQEKAETKVKTIKCITKLDNGSANDGSGTKLQVGMLFGKTYEFNVTDYTEEIPDNKSTINWMVRYHNLSENKWIEKKLSHVGDSLKFTVNDKDMCGRFVFIRAFIIDSENEGEIKVWKHNRFRWFDSAKIKEEVQERKGKPYLANQNDTPTCGMAAVIYLLAKKDFDKYENFVLQLHQKGVAKCNDYTFDLSEKSNHLLEMNPATNKKYPTHLVKMSYCDWITFSCIRDKENGVINYSGENDESFAGSTVPRELMKLMKEILGFKSVMDNTNVVFNKGTLPWDGENSSSQEIAKMQELYLKGYTVIMLINTNMLYKAKSSLISSIEHWVVFEGVIGGTITWDEYGFKVFSWGEIRNVIINPEVFSSNFYGYVYGK, from the coding sequence ATGATAGGTTTAGGAGTGTTAAAATTAGACAACAAAGAATACAGATTATTAGACATTATCTATAATTCAAGCCAACGAGTGGATGTAACGGGTAAGCCGTCGGGAGTTCGAAGTGGTTTGGTTTTTGATTTAAAAATTGAATCTGACAGTGATACGTCTCTTTTGGAATGGGCACTTGGTGATGAGGCAAAAGACGGGATTATTACATTTTACAAACCAGATGGTATTAGTAAATTCAAAGAGATTCAGTTTAAAAAATCATATTGTATCTCTCATAATGAAAAATTTGAAGCGAATGGTACAATGCCAATGCATCAAATTTTGAGGATAGTAGAACCTAGGCAAGAAAACCTAAAAGAACAGATTGTACCGCCCAAAAGAATAGTTAAACAAGAAAAGGCTGAAACCAAAGTAAAAACTATAAAATGCATAACGAAACTGGACAATGGTTCTGCTAATGATGGCAGCGGGACAAAACTCCAAGTGGGAATGCTTTTTGGTAAGACTTACGAATTTAATGTGACTGATTATACCGAAGAAATCCCAGATAACAAATCGACAATAAACTGGATGGTGAGGTATCATAATTTGTCAGAGAATAAATGGATTGAAAAAAAACTTTCTCACGTTGGTGATTCATTAAAATTCACAGTTAATGATAAAGATATGTGTGGACGCTTTGTATTTATCCGAGCTTTTATAATAGACTCAGAAAATGAAGGTGAAATAAAAGTATGGAAACACAATAGATTCAGATGGTTTGATAGTGCAAAAATAAAAGAAGAGGTTCAAGAAAGAAAAGGAAAACCATATTTAGCAAATCAAAATGACACACCTACTTGTGGGATGGCAGCTGTTATTTATTTATTAGCTAAAAAAGATTTTGATAAATATGAAAATTTTGTATTGCAATTACATCAAAAAGGAGTTGCTAAATGTAATGATTATACTTTTGATTTGTCAGAAAAGAGTAATCATTTGTTAGAAATGAATCCTGCTACCAACAAGAAATATCCAACTCATTTAGTTAAGATGTCTTATTGTGATTGGATTACATTTTCGTGTATAAGAGATAAAGAAAATGGTGTTATAAATTATAGTGGTGAAAATGATGAATCATTTGCTGGGTCAACTGTTCCAAGAGAACTTATGAAATTGATGAAAGAAATTCTTGGTTTTAAATCTGTTATGGATAATACTAATGTTGTTTTTAATAAAGGTACATTGCCTTGGGATGGTGAAAATTCATCTTCACAAGAAATTGCTAAAATGCAAGAGCTTTATTTAAAAGGTTATACAGTTATTATGTTAATCAATACGAATATGTTGTATAAGGCAAAATCTAGTTTGATTAGTTCCATTGAACATTGGGTAGTATTTGAAGGTGTTATTGGCGGTACGATAACTTGGGATGAATATGGTTTTAAAGTATTTTCTTGGGGTGAAATTAGAAATGTAATTATTAATCCAGAAGTTTTTAGTAGTAATTTTTATGGTTATGTTTATGGTAAATAA